A genomic window from Tachyglossus aculeatus isolate mTacAcu1 chromosome 9, mTacAcu1.pri, whole genome shotgun sequence includes:
- the LOC119932472 gene encoding calmodulin-regulated spectrin-associated protein 3-like isoform X2 has product MWDFLAALLFPILAILWVNQWPLSDEGFALLFLALLLWQARRDCFGLRENQEKTHNMHRPKKRLEGASPKVRSMGHGHPKDRAEVVRLLKRRDMGMFCGKSGRTICQRFREEAHGVFLEDGTLYRALPLPPAGREKLTRPGLSFHRSRETASRPHVSKSGKCSCSSKIMILPSDEGPQTPQLEEKRQQHREPGFPPSGHRTSEVSEEEAHSDAERTSPKRQREAEGSTLGIEPPSQPSLLNPKTRSFLEQHLKAMLHFQQYGLPSWVMEAQSQLAPQAGERDIQPGSPWRKDSVVPEDSRRVKMLKSKKEALEEHMAQKCHQLRHGEIPSEVHNGQGDTSTSPPLALPASPGPPTLSGPRSPAPIIEASPPPGLLDTGPQSPDQGTASPMLSSSPRLREDQSLPVEPSDLPEASMRKSLESVTQQNHVDVVSGCDAHYGLAADGAGSPAGPVQTAVSPEDEPGPDTDLSGCSVVDREKEGTAEEPKLSPIAEHPVISMDSRADDHSHEVGDSDGPQDPTAQVPEQEREGPGLLGSRHSKPSPYPPKTAFSLRAPVSNQRGERGPDQSHSKASVSSLAERGPAPVTSCGPGVSTSRPVSNRKGQQPPPRASFSEQLKTWFGSKGQQADISPRARTTAALGEPGKRSSASPGTTKPSSPAGSPPRQPMGFTSHRHRPRDGFPGRSPNRPRAP; this is encoded by the exons ATGTGGGACTTCTTGGCAGCCCTCCTGTTCCCGATCCTTGCCATCCTATGGGTCAATCAATGGCCTCTCTCCGACGAGGGATTTGCCCTTCTCTTCCTGGCGCTGCTGCTCTGGCAGGCCCGAAGGGACTGCTTTGGGCTGAGGGAGAACCAAGAAAAGACCCACAACATG CATCGTCCCAAGAAGCGGCTGGAGGGTGCATCACCTAAAG TCCGAAGCATGGGCCACGGACACCCCAAGGATCGAGCGGAAGTCGTGCGTCTCCTGAAAAG GCGTGATATGGGCATGTTCTGTGGAAAATCTGGTCGTACCATCTGCCAACGCTTCAGAGAAGAAGCCCACGGCGTGTTCTTAGAAGACGGTACCCTCTATCGCGCGCTCCCTCTGCCCCCGGCCGGCAGGGAGAAGCTGACTCGTCCCGGGTTATCTTTCCACCGTTCCCGGGAGACCGCCTCCCGGCCCCACGTCTCCAAATCGGGCAAATGTTCCTGTAGTTCAAAGATCATGATCCTCCCTTCAGACGAAGGGCCTCAAACTCCTCAACTGGAGGAGAAGCGTCAACAGCACCGAGAGCCGGGTTTTCCACCTTCCGGCCACAGAACATCAGAGGTCTCTGAAGAGGAAGCCCACAGCGATGCAGAACGAACATCTCCTAAGCGGCAGCGAGAGGCTGAGGGCTCGACCCTGGGAATcgagcccccctcccagccctctctcctcaaccccaagACCCGCAGCTTCCTGGAGCAGCACCTGAAGGCCATGCTCCATTTCCAGCAATACGGGCTGCCCAGTTGGGTCATGGAGGCCCAGAGTCAGTTAGCACCTCAGGCGGGAGAACGAGACATCCAACCTGGCTCTCCCTGGAGAAAAGATTCGGTCGTGCCTGAAGACTCCCGCAGGGTGAAGATGCTGAAGAGCAAAAAGGAGGCCCTGGAAGAGCATATGGCCCAAAAATGCCATCAGCTTAGACATGGGGAAATCCCCTCCGAAGTGCACAATGGTCAGGGTGACACCAGCACCTCACCGCCGCTGGCCCTCCCCGCATCGCCGGGCCCCCCGACTCTCTCCGGCCCCAGAAGTCCAGCCCCCATCATAGAAGCCTCCCCGCCTCCAGGCCTTCTAGACACCGGGCCTCAGTCGCCGGACCAGGGGACCGCTTCTCCGATGCTGAGCTCAAGCCCCAGGTTGCGGGAGGATCAATCTCTCCCGGTGGAACCATCTGACCTGCCCGAGGCTTCGATGAGGAAGAGCCTGGAATCAGTCACGCAGCAGAATCACGTGGATGTCGTCTCTGGGTGTGACGCACACTACGGTCTGGCTGCCGACGGGGCCGGCTCTCCTGCAGGACCTGTCCAGACGGCAGTGAGCCCAGAGGATGAGCCAGGCCCGGACACAGACCTTTCAGGATGCAGCGTGGTAGATcgggagaaggaggggacagCTGAAGAACCGAAACTCTCCCCCATCGCCGAACACCCCGTGATTTCAATGGACAGCAGGGCAGATGACCATTCTCACGAAGTCGGGGACAGCGACGGGCCTCAGGATCCTACCGCCCAGGTCCCGGAACAAGAGAGAGAGGGGCCCGGTCTCCTGGGTTCCCGCCACTCAAAGCCTTCGCCCTACCCTCCCAAGACCGCATTTAGCCTGAGGGCCCCCGTGAGCAaccaaagaggggagaggggccccGACCAAAGCCACAGCAAGGCCTCCGTCTCTTCCTTGGCAGAAAGGGGCCCAGCTCCCGTCACGTCTTGCGGCCCTGGAGTTTCCACATCACGGCCAGTAAGCAACAGAAAGGGGCAACAGCCGCCTCCCAGAGCCTCGTTTTCTGAACAACTGAAGACGTGGTTTGGCTCCAAAGGCCAGCAGGCAGACATCAGCCCCAGGGCACGGACGACAGCCGCCTTAGGAGAGCCGGGCAAGCGGAGCTCAGCATCACCGGGGACTACTAAGCCATCCTCCCCGGCGGGCTCTCCGCCCCGCCAACCCATGGGCTTCACTTCCCACCGCCACCGCCCTCGGGACGGATTCCCGGGTCGCAGTCCAAATAGGCCCAGGGCCCCATAA
- the LOC119932472 gene encoding calmodulin-regulated spectrin-associated protein 3-like isoform X1, with protein sequence MWDFLAALLFPILAILWVNQWPLSDEGFALLFLALLLWQARRDCFGLRENQEKTHNMRHQRPAQTPSNHAVFFLSQHRPKKRLEGASPKVRSMGHGHPKDRAEVVRLLKRRDMGMFCGKSGRTICQRFREEAHGVFLEDGTLYRALPLPPAGREKLTRPGLSFHRSRETASRPHVSKSGKCSCSSKIMILPSDEGPQTPQLEEKRQQHREPGFPPSGHRTSEVSEEEAHSDAERTSPKRQREAEGSTLGIEPPSQPSLLNPKTRSFLEQHLKAMLHFQQYGLPSWVMEAQSQLAPQAGERDIQPGSPWRKDSVVPEDSRRVKMLKSKKEALEEHMAQKCHQLRHGEIPSEVHNGQGDTSTSPPLALPASPGPPTLSGPRSPAPIIEASPPPGLLDTGPQSPDQGTASPMLSSSPRLREDQSLPVEPSDLPEASMRKSLESVTQQNHVDVVSGCDAHYGLAADGAGSPAGPVQTAVSPEDEPGPDTDLSGCSVVDREKEGTAEEPKLSPIAEHPVISMDSRADDHSHEVGDSDGPQDPTAQVPEQEREGPGLLGSRHSKPSPYPPKTAFSLRAPVSNQRGERGPDQSHSKASVSSLAERGPAPVTSCGPGVSTSRPVSNRKGQQPPPRASFSEQLKTWFGSKGQQADISPRARTTAALGEPGKRSSASPGTTKPSSPAGSPPRQPMGFTSHRHRPRDGFPGRSPNRPRAP encoded by the exons ATGTGGGACTTCTTGGCAGCCCTCCTGTTCCCGATCCTTGCCATCCTATGGGTCAATCAATGGCCTCTCTCCGACGAGGGATTTGCCCTTCTCTTCCTGGCGCTGCTGCTCTGGCAGGCCCGAAGGGACTGCTTTGGGCTGAGGGAGAACCAAGAAAAGACCCACAACATG AGACACCAGAGACCAGCCCAGACCCCCTCTAACCACGCTGTTTTCTTTCTGTCTCAGCATCGTCCCAAGAAGCGGCTGGAGGGTGCATCACCTAAAG TCCGAAGCATGGGCCACGGACACCCCAAGGATCGAGCGGAAGTCGTGCGTCTCCTGAAAAG GCGTGATATGGGCATGTTCTGTGGAAAATCTGGTCGTACCATCTGCCAACGCTTCAGAGAAGAAGCCCACGGCGTGTTCTTAGAAGACGGTACCCTCTATCGCGCGCTCCCTCTGCCCCCGGCCGGCAGGGAGAAGCTGACTCGTCCCGGGTTATCTTTCCACCGTTCCCGGGAGACCGCCTCCCGGCCCCACGTCTCCAAATCGGGCAAATGTTCCTGTAGTTCAAAGATCATGATCCTCCCTTCAGACGAAGGGCCTCAAACTCCTCAACTGGAGGAGAAGCGTCAACAGCACCGAGAGCCGGGTTTTCCACCTTCCGGCCACAGAACATCAGAGGTCTCTGAAGAGGAAGCCCACAGCGATGCAGAACGAACATCTCCTAAGCGGCAGCGAGAGGCTGAGGGCTCGACCCTGGGAATcgagcccccctcccagccctctctcctcaaccccaagACCCGCAGCTTCCTGGAGCAGCACCTGAAGGCCATGCTCCATTTCCAGCAATACGGGCTGCCCAGTTGGGTCATGGAGGCCCAGAGTCAGTTAGCACCTCAGGCGGGAGAACGAGACATCCAACCTGGCTCTCCCTGGAGAAAAGATTCGGTCGTGCCTGAAGACTCCCGCAGGGTGAAGATGCTGAAGAGCAAAAAGGAGGCCCTGGAAGAGCATATGGCCCAAAAATGCCATCAGCTTAGACATGGGGAAATCCCCTCCGAAGTGCACAATGGTCAGGGTGACACCAGCACCTCACCGCCGCTGGCCCTCCCCGCATCGCCGGGCCCCCCGACTCTCTCCGGCCCCAGAAGTCCAGCCCCCATCATAGAAGCCTCCCCGCCTCCAGGCCTTCTAGACACCGGGCCTCAGTCGCCGGACCAGGGGACCGCTTCTCCGATGCTGAGCTCAAGCCCCAGGTTGCGGGAGGATCAATCTCTCCCGGTGGAACCATCTGACCTGCCCGAGGCTTCGATGAGGAAGAGCCTGGAATCAGTCACGCAGCAGAATCACGTGGATGTCGTCTCTGGGTGTGACGCACACTACGGTCTGGCTGCCGACGGGGCCGGCTCTCCTGCAGGACCTGTCCAGACGGCAGTGAGCCCAGAGGATGAGCCAGGCCCGGACACAGACCTTTCAGGATGCAGCGTGGTAGATcgggagaaggaggggacagCTGAAGAACCGAAACTCTCCCCCATCGCCGAACACCCCGTGATTTCAATGGACAGCAGGGCAGATGACCATTCTCACGAAGTCGGGGACAGCGACGGGCCTCAGGATCCTACCGCCCAGGTCCCGGAACAAGAGAGAGAGGGGCCCGGTCTCCTGGGTTCCCGCCACTCAAAGCCTTCGCCCTACCCTCCCAAGACCGCATTTAGCCTGAGGGCCCCCGTGAGCAaccaaagaggggagaggggccccGACCAAAGCCACAGCAAGGCCTCCGTCTCTTCCTTGGCAGAAAGGGGCCCAGCTCCCGTCACGTCTTGCGGCCCTGGAGTTTCCACATCACGGCCAGTAAGCAACAGAAAGGGGCAACAGCCGCCTCCCAGAGCCTCGTTTTCTGAACAACTGAAGACGTGGTTTGGCTCCAAAGGCCAGCAGGCAGACATCAGCCCCAGGGCACGGACGACAGCCGCCTTAGGAGAGCCGGGCAAGCGGAGCTCAGCATCACCGGGGACTACTAAGCCATCCTCCCCGGCGGGCTCTCCGCCCCGCCAACCCATGGGCTTCACTTCCCACCGCCACCGCCCTCGGGACGGATTCCCGGGTCGCAGTCCAAATAGGCCCAGGGCCCCATAA